A genomic segment from Kineococcus rhizosphaerae encodes:
- a CDS encoding MaoC/PaaZ C-terminal domain-containing protein: MTVAEQKTVRLDELAGLVGTDIGPSDWMDVDQGRIDRFAAATDDHQWIHTDPDRAKDGPFGTTIAHGFLTLSLFIPLWTSVFDVEGVTTKVNYGLDRVRFTAPVPAGSRVRLVGTLKEVTEVKGGVQLAVSGTIEVEGQERPAVVVDFLARFYA; encoded by the coding sequence GTGACCGTGGCAGAGCAGAAGACCGTCCGACTCGACGAACTGGCCGGGCTCGTCGGCACCGACATCGGTCCGTCGGACTGGATGGACGTCGACCAGGGACGCATCGACCGGTTCGCGGCCGCCACCGACGACCACCAGTGGATCCACACCGATCCCGACCGGGCGAAGGACGGGCCGTTCGGCACGACGATCGCCCACGGGTTCCTCACCCTGTCGCTGTTCATCCCCCTGTGGACCAGCGTCTTCGACGTGGAGGGGGTGACCACCAAGGTCAACTACGGCCTCGACCGGGTCCGCTTCACCGCGCCCGTCCCCGCGGGGTCCCGGGTCCGGCTCGTGGGGACCCTCAAGGAGGTCACCGAGGTCAAGGGTGGCGTCCAGCTCGCGGTCTCGGGGACCATCGAGGTCGAGGGTCAGGAACGGCCGGCGGTCGTCGTGGACTTCCTGGCCCGCTTCTACGCCTGA
- a CDS encoding amidohydrolase family protein translates to MYRPEIDVAHLAAVDVHVHVEVGHDGHTALPPDLAAAAAAYFRTDGTTPDLTSIAQFYRDRNMAAVVFTVDAETELGHPPIPSETVVEQAADHADVLVPFASVDPRRPDAVERASSLVLDHGARGFKLHPTVQGFDPSAEEFGPFWAALAGLGVPVLVHTGQTGIGAGTRGGRGLRLRYSNPMLLDDVAADHPDLTLIFAHPSVPWQDEAISIATHKTNVAIDLSGWRPKYFPPQLVRAADTVLKDRVLFGSDFPMIHPDRWLADFADLPVRDEVRPLVLRDNALRILDLSPKPQE, encoded by the coding sequence GTGTACCGCCCGGAGATCGACGTCGCGCACCTGGCCGCCGTCGACGTCCACGTGCACGTCGAGGTCGGCCACGACGGGCACACCGCGCTGCCGCCGGACCTGGCGGCGGCGGCCGCGGCGTACTTCCGCACCGACGGCACCACCCCGGACCTGACGTCGATCGCGCAGTTCTACCGCGACCGGAACATGGCCGCGGTGGTGTTCACCGTCGACGCCGAGACCGAACTGGGGCACCCGCCGATCCCGAGCGAGACGGTCGTCGAGCAGGCCGCCGACCACGCCGACGTCCTCGTCCCGTTCGCCTCGGTCGACCCGCGCCGGCCCGACGCGGTGGAGCGGGCGAGTTCGCTCGTCCTCGACCACGGGGCACGGGGTTTCAAGCTGCACCCCACCGTGCAGGGTTTCGACCCCTCCGCGGAGGAGTTCGGCCCGTTCTGGGCCGCGCTGGCCGGCCTGGGTGTCCCCGTCCTCGTCCACACCGGGCAGACCGGGATCGGGGCGGGCACCCGCGGTGGGCGCGGGTTGCGGCTGCGGTACTCGAACCCGATGCTGCTCGACGACGTGGCCGCCGACCACCCCGACCTGACGCTGATCTTCGCGCACCCGTCGGTGCCGTGGCAGGACGAGGCCATCTCCATCGCCACCCACAAGACGAACGTCGCGATCGACCTGTCCGGCTGGCGGCCCAAGTACTTCCCTCCCCAGCTGGTCCGGGCCGCGGACACGGTCCTGAAGGACCGGGTCCTGTTCGGCTCGGACTTCCCGATGATCCACCCCGACCGGTGGCTCGCGGACTTCGCCGACCTCCCGGTCCGCGACGAGGTCCGCCCGCTCGTGCTGCGCGATAACGCGCTGCGCATCCTCGACCTCTCACCGAAACCCCAGGAGTGA
- a CDS encoding MarR family winged helix-turn-helix transcriptional regulator, which produces MPTAKDVTLLYLVKQVELAVRHRLDAVVAEHGLTSLQYTALTVLARHPGMSAADLARNSFVRAQTMTQMVLDLEGKGHLSREVDPSSRRRMLLTLTDRGRRVLEDLREPVAALEAGMVEGMSAADRAAFRAALESARRALGQAPPR; this is translated from the coding sequence GTGCCCACCGCGAAGGACGTCACCCTGCTCTACCTCGTCAAGCAGGTCGAGCTCGCCGTGCGGCACCGCCTGGACGCGGTCGTCGCCGAGCACGGCCTGACGTCCCTGCAGTACACGGCGCTGACCGTCCTGGCGCGGCACCCGGGCATGTCGGCGGCGGACCTGGCCCGCAACTCCTTCGTGCGGGCCCAGACGATGACGCAGATGGTCCTCGACCTCGAGGGCAAGGGGCACCTGTCGCGCGAGGTCGACCCCAGTTCCCGGCGGCGCATGCTGCTGACCCTGACCGACCGGGGCCGGCGGGTGCTGGAGGACCTGCGGGAACCGGTCGCGGCCCTGGAGGCCGGCATGGTCGAAGGGATGAGCGCCGCCGACCGGGCCGCCTTCCGGGCGGCCCTGGAGAGCGCGCGGCGGGCGCTGGGGCAGGCGCCCCCGCGCTGA
- a CDS encoding DUF6458 family protein, producing MRLGTSIFLLAVGAVLTFAVTVSVSGIDLSTVGVILMVVGALGIVLEFALFRPRGRSITSTASVDPVTGSTVRRTTDRSI from the coding sequence ATGCGCTTGGGAACCAGCATCTTCTTGCTCGCCGTGGGGGCGGTCCTCACCTTCGCCGTCACCGTCTCGGTGTCCGGCATCGACCTGTCGACCGTGGGGGTGATCCTCATGGTGGTCGGCGCGCTCGGGATCGTGCTCGAGTTCGCCTTGTTCCGGCCCCGCGGCCGGTCCATCACCAGCACCGCCAGCGTCGACCCCGTGACGGGCAGCACGGTCCGTCGCACGACCGACCGCAGCATCTGA
- a CDS encoding bifunctional metallophosphatase/5'-nucleotidase — protein sequence MKTPSLRRLALVGVTTLVAGALSAAAHPDATGTNTASGHGRPGGPPPVQVQLLALNDFHGNLEAPAGSGGRIQTGVAPDGSAVTVDAGGVEFLATQLRQLAAQQKKQNTITVAAGDLIGASPLLSAAFHDEPTVEALGLAGLDYASVGNHEFDEGADELLRIQNGGCHPVDGCADGTPYAGADFQYLSANAFVTATGQPLLAPYAVRKVQGVEVGFIGMTLEGTGDIVSQQGVAGLDFADEIATANRYAGELQARGVESIVVLLHQGGQQTGPDAWDVDGCHGLTGPVVDIAEGMSDAIDVVVSGHTHQAYNCEIDGKLVTSASSAGRLVTDIDLSIDRRSGDVTSATADNVVVTRDVAKDPAQTALIDRYRTALGPIATAQVGTAAQDLTRTQEQLFPTGTSSTGAPLFALGESTLGDVIADAQLAATDDEQGAVAALMNPGGVRADLSAGPVTYEEAFTVQPFANNLVTLDVTGAQLQCLLEQQFQVGRTLYPSSTLTYTVDTTGTTAATGADPCTGSRVIDDTVAIAGQPVTDTATYRITVNNFLAGGGDGFSVLTEGSGAVTGPIDLDAFTAYLGANSPVTAPALERISTRS from the coding sequence GTGAAGACCCCCTCCCTGCGCCGGCTGGCCCTGGTCGGCGTGACCACCCTGGTGGCCGGTGCCCTGAGCGCCGCCGCCCACCCCGACGCCACCGGCACGAACACCGCGTCCGGCCACGGACGCCCGGGCGGGCCGCCGCCGGTGCAGGTCCAGCTGCTGGCCCTGAACGACTTCCACGGCAACCTCGAGGCCCCCGCCGGGTCCGGCGGGCGCATCCAGACCGGTGTCGCCCCCGACGGCAGCGCCGTCACCGTCGACGCCGGCGGCGTGGAGTTCCTGGCCACCCAGTTGCGTCAGCTCGCCGCGCAGCAGAAGAAGCAGAACACCATCACCGTCGCCGCCGGCGACCTCATCGGCGCCTCCCCCCTGCTGTCCGCCGCCTTCCACGACGAACCCACCGTCGAGGCCCTCGGCCTGGCCGGCCTCGACTACGCCAGCGTCGGCAACCACGAGTTCGACGAGGGTGCCGACGAACTGCTGCGCATCCAGAACGGCGGCTGCCACCCCGTCGACGGCTGCGCCGACGGGACCCCCTACGCCGGAGCGGACTTCCAGTACCTGTCCGCCAACGCCTTCGTCACCGCCACCGGGCAGCCGCTGCTGGCCCCGTACGCCGTGCGCAAGGTGCAGGGCGTGGAGGTCGGCTTCATCGGCATGACCCTGGAGGGGACCGGCGACATCGTCAGCCAGCAGGGGGTCGCCGGCCTCGACTTCGCCGACGAGATCGCCACCGCGAACCGGTACGCCGGTGAGCTGCAGGCCCGGGGGGTGGAGTCCATCGTGGTGCTGCTGCACCAGGGCGGGCAGCAGACCGGTCCCGACGCCTGGGACGTCGACGGCTGCCACGGCCTGACCGGACCGGTCGTGGACATCGCCGAGGGCATGAGCGACGCCATCGACGTCGTGGTCAGCGGCCACACCCACCAGGCCTACAACTGCGAGATCGACGGCAAGCTGGTCACCAGCGCCAGTTCCGCCGGGCGCCTGGTCACCGACATCGACCTGTCGATCGACCGCCGCAGCGGCGACGTCACCTCGGCCACGGCCGACAACGTCGTCGTCACCCGCGACGTGGCGAAGGACCCGGCCCAGACCGCGCTGATCGACCGCTACCGCACGGCGCTGGGCCCCATCGCCACCGCCCAGGTCGGCACCGCCGCCCAGGACCTCACCCGCACCCAGGAGCAGTTGTTCCCCACCGGCACCTCCTCCACCGGCGCGCCCCTGTTCGCCCTGGGCGAGTCGACGCTGGGGGACGTGATCGCCGACGCGCAGCTGGCCGCCACCGACGACGAGCAGGGCGCGGTCGCCGCCCTGATGAACCCCGGCGGGGTCCGGGCCGACCTGTCGGCCGGGCCGGTGACCTACGAGGAGGCGTTCACCGTCCAGCCGTTCGCCAACAACCTCGTCACCCTGGACGTCACCGGCGCCCAGCTGCAGTGCCTGCTCGAGCAGCAGTTCCAGGTCGGGCGCACCCTCTACCCCTCCTCCACCCTCACGTACACCGTGGACACCACCGGGACCACCGCGGCCACCGGGGCCGACCCCTGCACCGGCAGCCGCGTGATCGACGACACCGTCGCCATCGCCGGGCAGCCGGTCACGGACACGGCGACCTACCGCATCACCGTCAACAACTTCCTCGCCGGCGGGGGCGACGGTTTCAGCGTCCTGACCGAAGGGAGCGGCGCGGTCACCGGCCCCATCGACCTGGACGCCTTCACCGCCTACCTCGGCGCGAACTCCCCCGTCACGGCTCCCGCCCTGGAGCGCATCAGCACCCGCAGCTGA
- a CDS encoding aldo/keto reductase, whose protein sequence is MEHRRLGRSGLRVSTITLGTMTFGGKGAFAAVGNSDVATARRQVDRAIEAGVNLVDTADMYSDGLSEEITGEVLQGRYDDVLIATKARMVVGPGPNDGGASRHHLVRSVERSLKRLRTDHIDLYQIHEWDGQTPLEETLEALDTLVRSGKVRYVGASNYTGWQLMKALATSDARGYQRYVSQQIHYTLQARDAEDELVPLTLDQDLGVLVWSPLAGGLLSGKYRRDASAPEGSRHLGDWDEPPVHDEGKLYDIVDVLVEVGAAHGVSAAQVALAWLLGRPGVTSLVVGARTDEQLADNLAAADLVLTDDERARLDAVSAVPLRYPHWHQAATAKDRLSAADLSLLGPHLAG, encoded by the coding sequence ATGGAACACCGACGACTCGGAAGGTCGGGACTGCGCGTCTCGACGATCACCCTGGGGACGATGACGTTCGGCGGCAAGGGCGCCTTCGCGGCGGTCGGGAACAGCGACGTCGCCACCGCCCGCCGGCAGGTCGACCGAGCGATCGAGGCGGGCGTCAACCTCGTCGACACCGCCGACATGTACTCGGACGGTCTGAGCGAGGAGATCACCGGTGAGGTCCTGCAGGGCCGCTACGACGACGTGCTCATCGCCACCAAGGCGCGCATGGTCGTCGGCCCCGGCCCCAACGACGGGGGAGCCTCCCGCCACCACCTCGTCCGCTCGGTCGAACGCAGCCTGAAGCGCCTGAGGACCGACCACATCGACCTGTACCAGATCCACGAGTGGGACGGGCAGACGCCGCTGGAGGAAACCCTCGAGGCGCTCGACACCCTCGTCCGTTCCGGCAAGGTCCGCTACGTCGGGGCGTCGAACTACACCGGCTGGCAGCTCATGAAGGCGCTGGCGACCTCCGACGCCCGCGGCTACCAGCGCTACGTCTCCCAGCAGATCCACTACACGCTGCAGGCCCGCGACGCCGAGGACGAACTCGTCCCGCTGACCCTGGACCAGGACCTCGGCGTCCTGGTGTGGAGCCCGCTGGCCGGGGGGCTGCTGTCGGGCAAGTACCGCCGCGACGCCTCCGCGCCGGAGGGTTCGCGGCACCTGGGGGACTGGGACGAACCGCCGGTCCACGACGAGGGCAAGCTGTACGACATCGTCGACGTCCTCGTCGAGGTCGGTGCGGCGCACGGGGTCTCGGCGGCGCAGGTGGCGCTGGCGTGGCTGCTGGGCCGCCCGGGGGTGACCTCGCTCGTGGTCGGGGCCCGCACCGACGAGCAGCTGGCCGACAACCTCGCCGCGGCCGACCTCGTGCTGACCGACGACGAACGGGCCCGCCTGGACGCGGTCAGCGCGGTTCCGCTGAGGTACCCGCACTGGCACCAGGCCGCGACGGCGAAGGACCGGTTGTCGGCCGCGGACCTGAGCCTGCTCGGACCGCACCTGGCGGGGTGA
- a CDS encoding ExeM/NucH family extracellular endonuclease: protein MLRRIPATRLTGSCLALGVAGAALTALGLPTASAAAPTPTTAPFVSEVHYDNAGTDTGEFVEVQVPAGTSSAGLSVVLYNGGNGAVYDTDALPVVTAPADAPAVVVVDYPVNGVQNGSPDGVALVRGADVVEFLSYEGTFTAAGGPAAGTTSTDVGVSETGTEPAGQSLARTVAADGTSTWSGPATATRGSVNPATTAPPPPGPVRSVEIGAVQGTGATTPLDGQQVSVTGVVVGDTPGLSGFSLQDRDGDGDPATSDGVFVVSTAAVDLGDTVTVTGEAQEFGGQTQVRASGVTVVADGSAADLPAPAALDLPADDATRERLEGMLVAPADRLTVSEVFDLTSFGELTLSEGGLLVQPTELARPGAGAAAVAAENTRRSIVLDDAVSSRVSVGTRPYLSPATPVRVGDELDFTEPLVLGFGFDAWRLQPADGSADGVFAAQDTRPAAPGPVGGDVRVGAFNVLNYFLTFDQTVGRGAKDQGELDRQAGKIVPAIGALGADVVTLMEIEDTDSTGLTPGNANTALADLVGRLNTAAGFEEWAYVPMPAELYAVDRDVIRNAIVYKRGVVQPVGAPVGLVDESVWFNAREPIAQTFVADGDRFTVVADHFKSKGGAGTGDNRDQGQGSFTGDRVRQAQSLAGFVAALRTSTGDPDVVALGDFNAYTQEDPIEVLRTRAGLVDLGARFDAGRYSYVFDALSGSLDHALASPELTAKVTGATHWNINSVESSAYQYTGDEALYAPDPYRSSDHDPVVFGIDLDERCQGLVPTIRGTAGDDVLTGTNGRDVVAGLGGNDVISGGNGDDVICGGAGDDVVSGGNGDDVLVGGFGQDRLRGDNGDDVLIGGPGTDVLDQGRGSGRHEQDGAES, encoded by the coding sequence ATGCTCCGCCGAATCCCCGCGACACGCCTGACCGGCAGCTGCCTCGCCCTCGGCGTCGCCGGCGCCGCGCTCACCGCGCTCGGCCTGCCGACGGCCTCCGCCGCCGCACCGACCCCCACGACCGCGCCGTTCGTCTCCGAGGTCCACTACGACAACGCCGGCACCGACACCGGGGAGTTCGTCGAGGTCCAGGTCCCTGCGGGCACCAGCTCGGCCGGGCTGTCCGTCGTGCTCTACAACGGCGGCAACGGCGCCGTGTACGACACCGACGCCCTTCCGGTGGTCACCGCGCCGGCCGACGCCCCCGCGGTGGTCGTCGTCGACTACCCCGTCAACGGCGTCCAGAACGGCTCCCCGGACGGCGTCGCCCTCGTGCGCGGCGCCGACGTGGTCGAGTTCCTCTCCTACGAGGGCACCTTCACCGCGGCGGGCGGCCCCGCCGCCGGCACCACGAGCACGGACGTCGGCGTCTCGGAGACGGGCACCGAGCCGGCGGGGCAGTCGCTGGCGCGCACCGTCGCCGCCGACGGCACCTCCACCTGGTCCGGGCCGGCGACCGCCACCCGCGGCTCCGTCAACCCCGCCACGACCGCTCCCCCTCCCCCCGGGCCTGTCCGCAGCGTCGAGATCGGCGCGGTCCAGGGCACCGGCGCGACGACCCCGCTGGACGGTCAGCAGGTCAGCGTCACCGGCGTCGTCGTCGGCGACACCCCGGGGCTGTCCGGGTTCTCCCTGCAGGACCGCGACGGCGACGGCGACCCCGCCACCTCCGACGGCGTCTTCGTGGTCAGCACCGCCGCCGTGGACCTGGGCGACACCGTCACCGTGACCGGCGAGGCGCAGGAGTTCGGCGGCCAGACGCAGGTCCGCGCCTCCGGGGTCACGGTCGTCGCCGACGGCTCGGCGGCGGACCTGCCCGCGCCCGCGGCGCTGGACCTGCCCGCCGACGACGCCACCCGCGAGCGCCTGGAGGGGATGCTCGTCGCCCCCGCCGACCGCCTCACCGTCAGCGAGGTGTTCGACCTGACCAGCTTCGGCGAGCTGACCCTGTCCGAGGGTGGGCTGCTGGTGCAGCCGACCGAGCTGGCCCGTCCCGGCGCCGGTGCCGCTGCGGTCGCGGCGGAGAACACCCGGCGCAGCATCGTCCTGGACGACGCCGTCAGCTCCCGCGTCTCGGTGGGCACGCGCCCGTACCTGAGCCCGGCCACGCCGGTGCGCGTGGGTGACGAGCTGGACTTCACCGAACCGCTGGTGCTCGGCTTCGGCTTCGACGCGTGGCGGCTGCAGCCGGCCGACGGCAGCGCCGACGGCGTGTTCGCCGCCCAGGACACCCGTCCCGCGGCGCCGGGCCCGGTGGGCGGGGACGTGCGGGTCGGGGCGTTCAACGTCCTGAACTACTTCCTCACCTTCGACCAGACCGTCGGGCGCGGGGCGAAGGACCAGGGCGAGCTCGACCGGCAGGCCGGCAAGATCGTGCCCGCGATCGGTGCGTTGGGCGCCGACGTGGTCACCCTCATGGAGATCGAGGACACCGACTCCACGGGCCTGACCCCGGGGAACGCGAACACCGCCCTGGCCGACCTGGTGGGCCGGCTGAACACCGCCGCCGGGTTCGAGGAGTGGGCGTACGTGCCGATGCCGGCGGAGCTGTACGCCGTGGACCGCGACGTCATCCGCAACGCGATCGTCTACAAGCGGGGCGTCGTGCAGCCGGTGGGCGCCCCCGTCGGCCTGGTCGACGAGAGCGTGTGGTTCAACGCCCGCGAGCCGATCGCGCAGACGTTCGTCGCGGACGGCGACCGGTTCACGGTGGTGGCCGACCACTTCAAGTCCAAGGGCGGCGCCGGGACCGGCGACAACCGCGACCAGGGCCAGGGTTCCTTCACCGGTGACCGCGTCCGCCAGGCGCAGTCGCTGGCCGGTTTCGTCGCCGCTCTGCGCACCAGCACCGGTGACCCCGATGTGGTGGCTCTCGGCGACTTCAACGCCTACACGCAGGAGGACCCGATCGAGGTCCTGCGGACCCGCGCGGGACTGGTGGACCTCGGTGCGCGCTTCGACGCGGGCCGCTACAGCTACGTCTTCGACGCGCTCTCCGGTTCCCTGGACCACGCGCTCGCCAGCCCGGAACTGACCGCGAAGGTCACCGGCGCCACGCACTGGAACATCAACTCCGTGGAGTCCTCCGCCTACCAGTACACCGGGGACGAGGCGCTGTACGCACCGGACCCGTACCGCTCCAGCGACCACGACCCGGTCGTGTTCGGCATCGACCTCGACGAGCGCTGCCAGGGGCTGGTGCCCACGATCCGCGGCACTGCGGGCGACGACGTTCTCACCGGCACGAACGGCCGGGACGTCGTCGCGGGGCTGGGCGGGAACGACGTGATCTCCGGCGGCAACGGCGACGACGTGATCTGCGGCGGGGCCGGGGACGACGTCGTCTCCGGCGGCAACGGCGACGACGTCCTCGTCGGCGGGTTCGGCCAGGACCGCCTGCGCGGCGACAACGGCGACGACGTGCTGATCGGCGGACCGGGCACCGACGTCCTGGACCAGGGCCGAGGCAGCGGCCGCCACGAGCAGGACGGCGCCGAGTCCTGA
- a CDS encoding CYTH and CHAD domain-containing protein, producing MVSEHEEVEIKYDVPPGADLPPLAPVLAQLPDATARGYREGDLGEHQLEATYFDTADLRLQAARTTLRRRTGGPDAGWHLKTPGGEGARLEQRLPLGRAVRTVPAALRRLVAELTGDEPLVPVAHVSTRRHVRTVLDATGTRLAELADDHVEARRLRPGPGSSTGPGDAAGATQSWREAELELLDGDRELLHALDAGLRAAGLQHAASASKVGRILTGTGPAPETPAPPVAESAGTRTLARTGPRRTDLSRKSAAADVLLVHLSEQVQQILDQDPRVRADEPDSIHKMRVATRRLRSALRTFQPLLADPTKPVRDELRWLAAELGTARDAEVLRDRLVRSVASLDADPDQQPADPAATGAVPQLVHLQLEGDYRRAHDQVLAELDSERYQALLDWLQHLVEHPAVTARGRRRADEVLPGRVAKTFKALAQLVEEAEGREPGHERDELLHEARKAAKQVRYAAEAVAVVFGKDAKRFARAVTDVQEVLGEHQDSVVTRQRLQDLAASARPDVAFAYGRLFAQEEAHSAATDADFEQTWATMRTKRLHRWLR from the coding sequence ATGGTCAGCGAGCACGAAGAAGTCGAGATCAAGTACGACGTCCCCCCCGGGGCCGACCTGCCTCCCCTGGCCCCGGTGCTCGCGCAACTGCCCGACGCGACCGCACGCGGCTACCGCGAAGGCGACCTCGGCGAGCACCAGCTGGAAGCCACCTACTTCGACACCGCCGACCTGCGCCTGCAGGCCGCGCGCACCACGTTGCGCCGCCGCACCGGGGGCCCCGACGCCGGCTGGCACCTGAAGACCCCCGGCGGCGAGGGCGCCCGGCTCGAACAGCGGCTGCCGCTGGGGCGCGCCGTGCGCACCGTCCCCGCTGCCCTGCGCCGCCTGGTGGCCGAGCTCACCGGCGACGAACCCCTCGTCCCCGTGGCGCACGTCAGCACCCGCCGGCACGTGCGGACCGTGCTGGACGCCACCGGTACCCGGCTGGCCGAACTGGCCGACGACCACGTCGAGGCACGGCGCCTGCGGCCCGGCCCCGGATCCAGCACGGGACCCGGTGACGCCGCCGGCGCGACGCAGTCCTGGCGCGAGGCGGAGCTCGAACTCCTCGACGGTGACCGCGAACTCCTGCACGCCCTCGACGCCGGCCTGCGCGCGGCCGGGCTGCAGCACGCCGCCAGCGCGTCGAAGGTGGGGCGGATCCTCACCGGCACCGGCCCCGCTCCCGAGACCCCGGCCCCACCGGTGGCGGAGTCGGCCGGGACGCGCACCCTCGCCCGCACCGGGCCGCGACGCACCGACCTGAGCCGGAAGTCCGCAGCCGCCGACGTCCTGCTCGTCCACCTGAGCGAGCAGGTCCAGCAGATCCTCGACCAGGACCCGCGGGTCCGGGCCGACGAACCCGACAGCATCCACAAGATGCGCGTGGCCACCCGGCGGCTGCGCAGCGCGCTGCGCACCTTCCAGCCCCTGCTGGCCGACCCCACGAAACCCGTCCGCGACGAACTGCGCTGGCTGGCCGCCGAACTGGGCACGGCCCGCGACGCCGAGGTCCTGCGCGACCGGCTCGTGCGCTCGGTGGCCTCCCTCGACGCCGACCCCGACCAGCAGCCCGCCGACCCGGCCGCCACCGGGGCCGTGCCGCAGCTGGTCCACCTGCAGCTCGAGGGCGACTACCGCAGGGCCCACGACCAGGTGCTGGCCGAACTGGACTCCGAGCGGTACCAGGCGCTGCTGGACTGGCTGCAGCACCTCGTCGAGCACCCCGCCGTGACCGCCCGCGGCCGCCGCCGCGCCGACGAGGTCCTGCCCGGCCGGGTGGCCAAGACGTTCAAGGCCTTGGCCCAGCTCGTCGAGGAGGCCGAGGGCCGCGAACCCGGCCACGAACGCGACGAACTGCTGCACGAGGCGCGCAAGGCGGCCAAGCAGGTCCGGTACGCCGCCGAAGCGGTCGCGGTCGTCTTCGGCAAGGACGCCAAGCGCTTCGCCCGTGCGGTCACCGACGTCCAGGAGGTGCTCGGCGAGCACCAGGACTCCGTCGTCACGCGTCAGCGCCTGCAGGACCTCGCGGCCTCCGCCCGCCCCGACGTCGCGTTCGCCTACGGCCGCCTCTTCGCCCAGGAGGAGGCGCACTCCGCGGCCACTGACGCCGACTTCGAGCAGACCTGGGCCACGATGCGGACCAAGCGCCTCCACCGCTGGCTCCGCTGA